The following are encoded together in the Armatimonadota bacterium genome:
- a CDS encoding right-handed parallel beta-helix repeat-containing protein translates to MTMCTDPCPSLFWMLTLLFLCALCHAQAPSAGTIFVDQRHPQADDTNPGTPAAPLKTISAAAALAEPGATVYIRSGIYRERVLIEKNGTADAPIRFEASPAANVIVTGADAITELRHEEEPGVFSAPWPYVFIGWSPNRAHPDDAHHAMVGRAEQVFVRGYPLHQVLERAHLSRGSFYVDQSNKRLFVRGKHGEDLTKVLVEASVRDVVWDVQGEHVRTRGIRFRYAANRAQSGAVVLRKTGDVLEDCVVERMNSIGATFTGPNMTVRRCTFQDNGQMGFSAGSAHNLLFTGCLVRNNNTKDWARGWEAGGNKLVLCRGVVLENSRFLENRGNGIWFDIGNEDCVVRNCLIADNEDCGIFYEISYGLRAHDNVIVGNGLTDTPGAWGAQAAISLSSSPGCVIERNIMVGNREGFNFREQGRTTPRIGKSGPEEPVWNHDQTVRNNIIAYNRDAQTWGWFDVLDERHFPQHMQRKPADLKQGEPVGMMGEMQIDETGRPVNLVLDQLNFKFSSNLYDVAAGQELFNWGCAWRHNVRYSDLEKVRVELGLEQGSVQAPFQFADYLTRDFRVPADSPALKMDCYPHGEVPGVVLGTLE, encoded by the coding sequence ATGACCATGTGCACCGACCCTTGCCCGAGCTTGTTCTGGATGCTCACGCTCCTGTTTCTGTGCGCACTGTGCCATGCCCAGGCCCCCTCCGCCGGAACGATCTTCGTCGACCAGCGCCATCCCCAGGCCGACGACACCAACCCAGGCACGCCTGCGGCACCCCTGAAGACCATTTCGGCAGCCGCGGCGCTGGCGGAGCCCGGCGCCACGGTCTACATCCGCTCGGGCATCTACCGCGAGAGGGTGCTGATCGAGAAGAACGGCACCGCCGATGCGCCGATCCGCTTCGAGGCATCGCCCGCCGCGAATGTCATCGTCACCGGCGCGGATGCCATTACCGAGTTGCGCCACGAAGAGGAGCCGGGAGTCTTCAGCGCACCCTGGCCCTACGTGTTCATCGGCTGGAGCCCGAACCGGGCGCATCCGGATGATGCGCACCACGCCATGGTCGGACGCGCAGAACAGGTGTTCGTCAGGGGGTACCCCTTGCACCAGGTCCTCGAACGCGCGCACCTCAGCCGCGGGTCCTTCTACGTGGACCAGAGCAATAAGCGGCTTTTCGTTCGCGGGAAGCATGGCGAAGACCTGACCAAGGTCCTGGTGGAGGCATCTGTGCGTGACGTGGTGTGGGATGTGCAGGGCGAGCATGTGAGAACCCGGGGCATCCGCTTCCGTTATGCCGCGAACAGAGCCCAGTCAGGCGCGGTTGTCCTGCGAAAGACCGGGGATGTGCTGGAAGACTGCGTGGTAGAGCGCATGAACTCCATCGGGGCCACCTTCACCGGGCCGAACATGACGGTACGGCGCTGCACCTTTCAGGACAATGGGCAGATGGGCTTTTCCGCCGGCTCGGCCCACAATCTTCTTTTCACCGGCTGCCTGGTACGCAACAACAATACCAAGGACTGGGCGCGGGGCTGGGAAGCCGGGGGCAACAAGCTCGTTCTGTGCCGGGGAGTGGTGCTGGAAAACAGCAGGTTCCTAGAAAACCGCGGCAACGGCATCTGGTTCGACATCGGCAATGAAGACTGTGTGGTGCGCAACTGCCTGATCGCCGACAATGAGGACTGCGGCATTTTCTACGAGATCTCCTATGGCCTGCGTGCCCATGACAACGTGATCGTCGGCAACGGACTCACGGACACCCCCGGCGCGTGGGGAGCGCAGGCGGCCATCTCCCTGTCAAGCTCCCCAGGCTGCGTGATCGAGCGCAACATCATGGTGGGCAATCGCGAGGGGTTCAATTTCCGCGAACAGGGCCGCACTACGCCCCGCATCGGCAAGAGTGGACCGGAGGAGCCCGTCTGGAACCACGATCAGACGGTGCGCAACAATATCATCGCTTACAACCGCGACGCCCAGACCTGGGGCTGGTTTGATGTGCTGGATGAGCGACACTTCCCCCAGCACATGCAGCGCAAGCCGGCGGATCTGAAGCAGGGAGAGCCGGTGGGAATGATGGGCGAGATGCAGATTGACGAGACCGGGCGCCCGGTCAATCTTGTCCTGGACCAGCTCAACTTCAAGTTCAGCAGCAATCTCTATGACGTGGCGGCGGGACAGGAACTGTTCAACTGGGGCTGCGCGTGGCGGCACAATGTGCGGTACTCGGACCTGGAGAAGGTGCGGGTGGAGCTTGGCCTGGAACAGGGCAGCGTGCAGGCGCCGTTCCAATTCGCAGATTACCTGACGCGGGACTTCCGGGTACCCGCGGACAGCCCGGCGCTGAAGATGGATTGCTACCCCCACGGTGAGGTGCCGGGGGTCGTGCTGGGGACGCTGGAATAG
- a CDS encoding carbohydrate-binding protein, with protein MRPWVSILAAGLVLCAVWSWSAGDLLRVEAEKWAAQGGGTVQVIERKEASGGKTVSYWEDPGPWLELAFDVPAEGEYVISLRYSLGWPDTRRELSLDGKSLGSVTLAGTGAWDAFEVATLDLPPLRLAAGRHVLRITNADSRGLSLDWVALHTREVLLADRKLSPDELAELEAAARRNVAPRQDAALKHGTVEFGFSETGQGVFAKIGDCLFATASEPETPGAQWTLHAVGQHRLGVVRGPDQGQLAFWISDGSNLFVVVKSRTKRDVALPAPVVSSDGMRTVEATTGDGERLLLSEAGIRWESNYLSMGGVHITASPGLTISSLSDGAPQVPGLRLRLDQWQGMFIGAARLSTRWGTDRPSIGVGSRKDSFVVRETASRYPTLARFYGEGLFDLVFEPDGSARFTDLATGETLEIGR; from the coding sequence ATGAGACCATGGGTGTCGATACTTGCTGCCGGGCTGGTTCTCTGTGCCGTCTGGAGCTGGAGCGCGGGGGATCTGCTGCGGGTGGAGGCCGAGAAATGGGCCGCCCAGGGTGGTGGGACGGTGCAGGTGATCGAGCGCAAAGAGGCATCGGGCGGGAAGACTGTCAGTTACTGGGAAGACCCCGGTCCGTGGCTCGAGCTGGCCTTCGATGTACCCGCCGAGGGGGAGTACGTCATTAGTCTACGCTACAGCCTGGGCTGGCCTGACACCCGGCGCGAGCTGTCCCTCGATGGCAAGTCGCTCGGGTCGGTGACGCTGGCTGGAACCGGCGCTTGGGACGCCTTTGAGGTCGCCACGCTCGATCTCCCGCCGCTCAGGTTGGCAGCGGGAAGACATGTGCTCCGCATCACAAACGCTGACTCGCGAGGTCTATCGCTGGACTGGGTGGCGCTTCATACCCGGGAGGTCTTGCTCGCGGATAGGAAGCTGTCGCCCGATGAACTCGCGGAATTGGAGGCGGCGGCGCGGCGGAATGTGGCACCCCGGCAAGATGCCGCGCTAAAGCACGGGACGGTGGAGTTCGGCTTCAGCGAGACAGGGCAGGGAGTGTTTGCGAAGATCGGAGACTGCCTGTTTGCGACAGCTTCCGAGCCGGAAACTCCCGGCGCACAGTGGACCTTGCACGCCGTCGGTCAGCATCGGCTTGGGGTGGTGCGCGGCCCTGACCAAGGGCAGCTTGCGTTCTGGATCAGCGATGGGAGCAATCTCTTCGTGGTGGTGAAGTCGCGAACTAAAAGGGACGTCGCATTGCCCGCTCCTGTAGTCTCCTCGGATGGCATGCGTACTGTGGAAGCGACCACCGGCGATGGCGAACGCCTGCTCTTGAGCGAAGCGGGGATCAGGTGGGAATCGAACTACCTGTCAATGGGCGGGGTGCACATAACAGCGTCGCCCGGGCTCACGATCTCGTCCCTGTCAGACGGTGCGCCACAGGTACCCGGCCTGCGTCTGCGTCTGGACCAGTGGCAGGGCATGTTCATCGGCGCTGCACGGTTATCGACCCGATGGGGTACGGATCGCCCGAGTATCGGTGTGGGGTCCCGGAAAGATTCTTTCGTGGTGAGGGAGACGGCGTCGCGTTACCCCACCCTGGCACGTTTCTACGGCGAAGGCCTGTTCGATCTGGTATTCGAACCGGACGGGTCGGCCAGGTTCACCGACCTGGCAACAGGAGAGACGCTCGAGATCGGGCGGTGA
- a CDS encoding exo-alpha-sialidase, whose product MIEFQTVAVKDVCAWPNLTELPDESIVASIFNQPGHGSLPGDVDCWATTDGGKTWQLRGTAALCDNATSNRMNVAAGMATDGDMVVIASGYGEIGTDKPFHERVLVAKVYRSWDGARSWIVTSDLPMAPDGAHLIPFGDIITANDGSMRVLCYTAWKTWATYMLTSRDEGRSWSEPVKIGEGINEGAPLHLGEGKWIAVIRTVSPADCRLYTSEDDGATWTDRGPVTEASQHPAHLLKLKDGRVLMTYGNRREERPGVEAKFSSDGGFTWTEPLRIQELPMVDLGYPASLELADGRVLTAYYARSGPGYDGYHMGAVVWRLPEAN is encoded by the coding sequence GTGATTGAGTTCCAGACCGTCGCTGTGAAAGACGTCTGCGCCTGGCCGAATCTCACAGAACTGCCCGACGAGAGTATCGTCGCGTCCATTTTCAATCAGCCCGGCCACGGTTCGCTCCCCGGGGATGTTGACTGCTGGGCGACTACCGATGGTGGAAAGACCTGGCAACTGCGGGGCACCGCCGCGCTGTGCGACAATGCCACCTCGAACCGGATGAATGTTGCCGCAGGCATGGCCACCGACGGCGACATGGTTGTGATCGCCAGCGGGTACGGGGAGATTGGCACCGACAAGCCCTTCCACGAGCGCGTGCTGGTGGCGAAAGTCTACCGGTCTTGGGATGGCGCCCGCAGCTGGATCGTCACCTCGGACCTGCCCATGGCGCCCGACGGCGCGCACCTCATTCCCTTCGGCGACATCATCACTGCAAATGACGGGAGCATGCGGGTGCTGTGCTATACCGCGTGGAAGACCTGGGCCACATACATGCTCACTAGCCGCGATGAGGGGCGGTCGTGGTCCGAGCCAGTGAAGATCGGCGAGGGGATCAACGAAGGCGCGCCGCTGCATCTCGGCGAGGGCAAGTGGATCGCGGTGATCCGCACCGTCTCTCCCGCCGACTGTCGCCTGTACACCTCCGAGGACGACGGAGCAACCTGGACAGATCGCGGCCCCGTTACAGAAGCATCTCAGCACCCCGCGCACCTGCTGAAGCTCAAGGATGGTCGCGTGCTGATGACTTACGGGAACCGTCGCGAGGAGCGCCCCGGTGTAGAAGCGAAGTTCAGCTCCGATGGTGGATTCACCTGGACGGAACCGCTGCGCATCCAGGAACTGCCCATGGTGGACCTTGGCTACCCCGCGAGCCTCGAACTGGCCGACGGGAGAGTGCTCACCGCCTACTACGCTCGCAGTGGGCCCGGCTATGACGGCTACCACATGGGCGCGGTTGTCTGGAGGCTGCCGGAAGCCAATTGA
- a CDS encoding DUF4091 domain-containing protein, translating into MGQLILLMCTLALICLQAGAVTVLFDFETDDEIGIWHNEHATVLGSDKTLTRSESFAASGRYSMRFTTPAWRPAEHGGAQRWPAFEGKPPITDWSKYDRLVMEMVNVTDATQKMMLFISDSKKATRDGLLHREIMPPHTYARAIVDLRKGFGDRGLDAADVHVMHFFTEDPPEDLVVYLDRFLLLEPGEPIPPVPGAFLRDVAALHAGAINEMTAVFERSAQRLRETPNMPAHIAAWVESEISRMQDRLAQVRARLQAEDETVLDLPKQVQSVQVDLDRMAALLDLRLEFDQIRPRIEASPGAADGIAAGFATSMEKVLPRAAVPSLDVRPAARVSAARNERESFQVVVYPLERDLKQVQVRAVGMKSGDGTPFPEACITAPPVGYVETKRIPPYGSSHVGWWPDPILTFMDSADIATGDAQSFWVNVDVPKDQPAGLYRGKLEIVSDGKALLAYDLSVRVYDFAMPDAPPLPMAITFWPHDYPDGGGNAAEQETWRSQPDYPIRAWRKHKSEWADFLADYYITMDSLYAYADWEPQFDELKRLNDAGKLGTFNLGYYSKYPASEDGVPAWRAATIDKLRPRYEKAKALGILDKAYIYGCDEHPKEEFPWVEKAAAAIKAEFPDVMVMTTTYDHSYGMDSEIKSMDAWCPLTPRYNKEAADEVRAQGKQVWWYICCGPHHPFPNMFIEYPAIDGRILMGAMTAKFRPDGFLYYQISIWNSRKPIDSGPFTDWDPRSWTTYHGDGSWTCVGPDGTPLPTVRLENFRDGLEDYAYFRVLEATVAKVKASAELSATRADWLKQAENALVVPETLVESGMRYSMQPGDVYRWRTALAELIEAAETDPAYPW; encoded by the coding sequence ATGGGACAACTGATCCTGCTGATGTGCACTCTTGCCCTCATCTGCCTGCAGGCCGGAGCCGTAACGGTGTTGTTCGACTTTGAGACCGATGACGAGATCGGCATCTGGCACAATGAGCACGCCACGGTGCTCGGATCGGACAAGACGCTGACACGGTCGGAGAGCTTCGCCGCGTCGGGCCGTTACTCCATGCGCTTCACCACGCCGGCATGGCGGCCTGCCGAACACGGCGGTGCTCAGAGATGGCCGGCTTTCGAGGGCAAGCCACCCATCACCGACTGGTCGAAGTACGACCGGCTAGTCATGGAGATGGTGAATGTCACCGACGCGACGCAGAAAATGATGCTGTTCATCTCTGACTCGAAGAAGGCAACCCGTGACGGCCTCTTGCACCGCGAAATCATGCCGCCACACACGTACGCGCGGGCAATCGTGGACCTGAGGAAGGGGTTCGGTGACCGCGGCCTGGATGCGGCGGACGTTCATGTCATGCATTTCTTCACTGAGGATCCCCCGGAGGACCTGGTGGTGTATCTGGACCGCTTCCTGCTGCTCGAGCCGGGCGAGCCGATCCCGCCGGTGCCGGGCGCTTTCCTGCGCGATGTTGCGGCCCTGCACGCCGGTGCCATCAATGAGATGACGGCGGTCTTCGAACGGTCTGCTCAACGCCTGCGTGAGACTCCGAACATGCCCGCGCATATCGCCGCCTGGGTCGAATCAGAGATCAGCCGCATGCAGGACCGGCTGGCCCAGGTGCGCGCGAGGCTGCAGGCCGAGGACGAGACGGTGCTCGACCTGCCCAAGCAGGTTCAGTCCGTGCAAGTGGATCTGGACCGGATGGCCGCATTACTCGACCTGCGGTTGGAGTTCGACCAGATCAGGCCCCGCATCGAGGCTTCGCCCGGTGCAGCCGACGGGATTGCCGCGGGCTTTGCGACGTCCATGGAGAAGGTTCTGCCGCGCGCTGCGGTGCCCTCGCTGGACGTGCGCCCGGCGGCGCGCGTGTCGGCCGCCAGAAACGAGCGCGAGAGCTTTCAGGTGGTTGTCTATCCCCTGGAGCGGGACCTGAAGCAGGTGCAGGTGCGTGCCGTGGGCATGAAGTCCGGCGACGGGACACCATTCCCGGAGGCCTGCATTACTGCGCCGCCCGTTGGCTACGTGGAGACCAAGCGCATACCTCCCTACGGCTCCTCCCATGTAGGCTGGTGGCCCGACCCGATCCTCACTTTCATGGACAGTGCAGACATCGCGACGGGTGACGCACAGTCCTTCTGGGTGAACGTCGATGTGCCGAAGGACCAGCCGGCAGGCCTGTACCGGGGTAAGCTGGAGATTGTGTCCGATGGCAAGGCTCTGCTCGCCTATGACCTCTCGGTGAGGGTGTACGACTTTGCGATGCCGGACGCACCGCCGCTACCCATGGCGATCACATTCTGGCCCCACGACTACCCCGATGGTGGCGGCAATGCGGCGGAGCAGGAGACGTGGCGGTCCCAACCCGACTATCCGATCCGAGCCTGGAGAAAGCACAAGTCCGAGTGGGCGGACTTCCTGGCCGACTACTACATCACCATGGACAGCCTTTACGCCTACGCTGACTGGGAGCCCCAGTTCGACGAACTCAAGCGCCTGAACGACGCCGGGAAACTGGGCACCTTCAACCTCGGCTACTATTCGAAATACCCCGCCAGTGAGGATGGGGTGCCGGCCTGGCGCGCGGCGACCATCGACAAGCTGCGGCCGCGCTATGAGAAAGCGAAGGCCCTGGGCATCCTGGACAAAGCCTACATATACGGCTGCGACGAGCACCCGAAAGAGGAGTTCCCGTGGGTTGAGAAGGCAGCCGCCGCGATCAAGGCGGAGTTCCCGGACGTGATGGTCATGACGACCACATACGACCACAGCTACGGGATGGACAGCGAGATCAAGTCCATGGACGCCTGGTGCCCGCTGACGCCGCGTTACAACAAGGAAGCGGCGGATGAAGTGCGAGCCCAGGGCAAGCAGGTCTGGTGGTATATCTGCTGCGGGCCGCATCATCCCTTCCCCAACATGTTCATCGAGTACCCGGCCATAGATGGCCGGATCCTCATGGGCGCGATGACCGCGAAGTTCCGGCCTGATGGATTCCTGTACTACCAGATCAGTATCTGGAACTCGCGCAAGCCCATCGACAGCGGGCCTTTTACAGACTGGGACCCGCGCAGCTGGACCACCTACCATGGGGATGGTTCGTGGACATGCGTCGGCCCGGATGGAACTCCCCTGCCCACTGTACGTTTGGAGAACTTCCGCGACGGTCTGGAGGACTACGCCTACTTCCGGGTGCTCGAAGCGACTGTTGCGAAGGTGAAGGCATCGGCGGAACTCAGTGCGACCCGCGCGGACTGGCTGAAGCAGGCCGAGAATGCCCTGGTGGTCCCAGAGACCCTCGTTGAGAGCGGCATGCGGTATTCCATGCAGCCGGGGGACGTGTACCGCTGGCGCACTGCACTCGCGGAACTAATCGAGGCGGCGGAGACGGACCCCGCGTATCCGTGGTAG